The Pyxidicoccus sp. MSG2 DNA segment AGGTCTCACTCCGGGGAGAAGGTCGTACCGCAGCCGTCATCGAGCTGGACCCTCCGCGGCTCGACTTCGGCCGTGTTGCGGAGGGAAGCGCGGCGGTGCGGAGCTTCACCGTGCGCTCGCGAGGCAGTGCCCCTCTGGTGCTGGAGGAAGTCGGGCTCACGAGCGACACCCCCTCCACCTTCGAGCTGGTCGGCTCGACGCGAACGCCCGCGATGCTGGACACCGGCACCGAGGCCCCCATCACCGTGCGCTACACCGCGCCCGTGGGGCCGATGTCCGAGCCCGCGAGCGGCACCCTGCGCCTGCACACCACGGACCCCGACCATCGCGAGGCCATGGTGTCGCTGCGCGGTGGAGTGAACCGCGCGCCCGTGCCTGTGATGGCTCCGCTAGAAGCCAGCGCACCGGGCCAGGAGGTGACGCTCGACGCGACGAGCTCGCAGGACCCGGACGGAGACACACCCCTCACGTACCAGTGGGCCCTCCGCCAACGGCCCGTGGGAGCCCAGGCCGCCATTGCCCAGGCCGGAGCCGCAAGCACGGTGCTGCGGTTGGACCCGGTGATTCCAGGTGAGTACGAGGTGGAGCTGCACGTGACGGATGCGGCGGGGGCTCGGAGCCTCCGGCCCGCGACTACGCGGGTGGTGGCGGTGCCCGCGCAGCGGTTGCTGGTGGAGGTGTCCTGGAACAACGCGCTGACGGACCTGGACCTGCACGTGTTGCGCGGGACGGAAGCGGAGCCCGGCTCCGCACCGGATGACTGCCACTACGCGAATCCGCGTCCGGACTGGGGCACTCCCGGTCCGCTGGACGACCCGGAGCTGCTGAGAGACCGGCTGACGGGCTACGGGCCGGAGGTGTTCGGCTACGAGAGCCCCGTGTCCGGGACGTACCGCGTGGCGGTGGTGTTGGCTCGGGAGAACGGAGCCGTGGACCCGCGCAGCGAGGCCACGGTGCGGGTGTACGACCGGGGCGTGCTCAAGGGCGAGTTCCGCCGCACGCTGGCGAAGCAGGGCGATGTGTGGACGGTGGCGGACGTGCAGTGGCCCGCGGGCCTCGTCACGGAGGTGCCGTGATGGCGCGCGCTCTCGCCCGCGTCTCGTGGCTGTTCGCCCTGCTCCTCGCGGCCTGTTCCTCCGACCCGGCGAAGCCCGTGCCGGATGCGGGCCCGGAGCCCACGGCCTGCGAGCGCCGCGACGACTGCGAGGGAGGTCAGGTCTGCGGGATGCAGGGCTTCTGCGGCCCCTGCGAGTCCAGTGGCCAGTGCCGGCTGAAGGAGCGCTGCGAAGCGGACGCGCGGGTCTGCACCCTCCGCGAGGGCTGGGGCACCGACTGCACGGCCAGCGCGGACTGCGAGCTCGGGAGGTGGTGCCGTCAGGGACTCTGTCGCCAGCGAGCGGATGTGGTCCTCTGTCCATCGGGCCAGCGGGACGAGTGCCCGACAGGCCAGCGCTGCAACACGGCGGGCCTCGTGTGTGAAGAGGACCTGGGCTGCGTGGAGGACGCGGACTGCGGCCCGGAGGAGCGCTGCAACACGGGGCTGCACGCCTGCGTGCCCCGCTGCACCGAGGCTACAGCGTCCCGAATCTGTGCGTCCGAAGAGCGCTGCGCGGAAGGCCGGTGCGTCCAGTGCGAGGCGGATGGGGAGTGTGGCCCGGGCCTCCTCTGTGACGCCGCGGGACGCTGCACTGCGACACCGCGTTGCTACTCGGACCGGGACTGCATGGTGCCCCTCCAGTGCCACGTGCCGAGCGGAGCGTGCCTGCCCGAGCCCCCGCCCTGCACCTCGGATGACGGATGCGCGGCCGACCGGCGCTGTGAAATAGGAACCGGCACTTGCGTGCCAAGGGCCTGCGAGCCGGACACATTGGAGCCCAACGACACCACCGTCGCTGCATACCCGGTGCGAGCGAGCCGATACCTCGGTCTCACGCTCTGTCCGGACGACGTGGACCACTTCTCCATCACGCTGGAGCGAGGTGACCAGCTCGGAGTGAACGTGGAGGCGGAGGCCTTCGCGGAGCCGGCGTTCTCCACCACGCTCCAGGACGCGAGCGGACGCGTGCTCGCGTCGGGGCGCTTCCTGGCGACACACGTCGCGGCGGTGCCCGGCACGTACACGGTGCGCATCGCGGCGCGGGGCAGTGAGCCGCGAGCATACGACGTGGGCTTCTTCCTCTCGCGGGGAACACCGTGTGACGACGACTCCCACGAGCCCAATGACACACCCGCCACGGCGACAGCCCTGACGGCAGGCCTGCCGTTGGAAGGGATGCTGTGTCCGCAAGACCAGGACCACTTCCGTCTCACCGTGCCGGAGGGGCAGGGCGTGCGGGTGTCACTGTCGAACTACGTCGCCGCCGCCGGCCTGCTGCGCCTGTGCCTGCTCGGAGAAGAGGGCACCCAGGCGCCAGGCTGCTCCACCGAAGCCAACGGGGCGACAGTCTCGCTGCCCGCCTCCATCGCTGGAGGAAGGACGCTCACCGCGCGAATCACCGGAGAGGCTTCGCGCACCGCGAATGGCTACACCCTCCAAGCGGAGCTGCTGCCATGAGCCGTGGCCACCGCATCCGGTGCCATGTCACCACCAGGGTGGGGCACCTGCGTCTGGCGGTGCTGTGCCTCCTGCTCGCCGCCTGTGGTGACAGCTCGCATCCGCCGGGAGTCACCCCAGACGCCGGCCTCATCGACGCGGGAGCCGGAGCCGAAGATGCGGGCCCGGACGCGGGCTCCCAGTCAGACGCGGGCCCAGCACCCACGCTCCTGTCGCTCCTGCCAGTGCGGGGCGAAAGTGGAGGCGGCGCCTGGGTGCGACTGACGGGCAGCGGCTTCGTCCAGGGCGTGGCCGCGACTCCCACGGAAGCGGCCCGTCGCACGATGCTCAAGCTGGGCGAGCGTGAGGTGCGCGACTTCCAGCTCATTGACGACACCTCGCTCGACCTCCGCACGCCGCCGGGGGCTCCCGGGCCCGCGAGCCTCACACTGGAGAACCCGCGAGGCACGGCCCGCTGCGAAGCCTGCTTCACGTACTTCGAGTCCTTCGACCTGCGAGACCTCTCTCCGGCGGAAGGAGCGCTCTCCGGTGGCAACACGGTGACACTGGTGGGCACGGGCTTCCCCACGGAACTCCAGGTCCTCTTCGGGGGCACGGCGAGCCCCGCCGTCACACGGGTCTCCTCCACCGAATTGCGAGTCGTCGTCCCCCGAGCCCTGAGCGAGGGGCCCGTGGACGTGAGGGTCCACGGGCAGGGAAGTGGAGGCGTGCTGCGGCGCGCGTATCGCTACATTCACGACCCGCGAATCACGGACCTTGCTCCGCTCACCGGCCCTCGGTCCGGAGGCACGCGGGTGGTGCTCACGGGGAAGGGCTTCGAGGGCACGACCTCCGTCCTCTTCGGAAGCACACCCGCTCCGCTGTTCCAGGTGGACTCACCGTCCCAGCTCACGGCGACCACGCCACCGGGCCCGAGCGCGGGCGCCCTGGACGTGACAGTCCTCACCCCGCGAGGCACCTGGAAGGTACGCAACGGCTTCACCTACGAGGAGGCCACCGCGGGCACCCTCACCCTGCGCGGAGTCTTCCCCCACGTCGGCACGAGGGCGGACGGCACGGTGACGCTCACGGGGAGCGGACTCGACACGCCCGGGCTCGCGGTGTCCTTCGGAGGCCAGTCCGTCCCGCTCGTCACGGCCACGTCGACCACGGCCACCGTCACCGTACCCGCGCAGTCCTCACTGCCACGCAGCGTCACCGTGAGCGCCATGTCCGGCACCGAGAGCGCCAGCCTCTCGAATGGCTACACCTTCCGGCTCTCGCTCTCCCAGGTGACGCCCGACACGGGGCCCACCGCAGGCGGGACGCAGGTCACGGTGGAAGGAACGTTCATTCCACCGGACGCGGTGGCGCGGGTGGGGACGCTCGAAGCCACGGCGGCCTCGACACCCACGCAGGAGCAACTGCGCTTCACGACACCACCAGGAGGCGCGGGCGCACAGTCCCTCCATGTCTTCTCCGCGAGTGACCCGGAGAACGAAGTCCTCCTACCAGCCACCTTCATCTACGAAGCGCCGCTCCTGCTCGCCCAGGTGGAGCCCTCCCGAGGCGCCATCGCCGGAGGCACCCGCGTGACGGTGAGAGGCGCGGGCCTGGGTGAAGGCACCACCGTTACCTTCGGAGGCGAGCCCGCGACGGATGTGCAGGTGGTGGACGGCCACACGCTGACCTGTCGCACGCCGTCCTCGCGAGTGCAGGCCCCGGTGGAGGTGTCCATCACGCGAGGAACCACCCGCGCCGCGCTGTCTGAGGTCTTCACGTACTTCGACCCGAGGGGCCCAGGAGGACTCTCCGGTGGCCCGCTCACGGGGACGCTGAACGTCACGGTGCTCGACACCTCGTCCGGTGCCTACGGTCAGCCCGTCGCGGGAGCACGGGTGATGCTCGGCACGGACGCGGCGACACCGCTCCAGGGCGTCACGGATGCGAGGGGGCAGCTCACGCTCTCCGACACACGGATGGTGGGCGTACAGGTCGCCACGGTCTTCAAGGAGGGCTACGACGCGGTGACGGTGGCGGGCATCCGCGCGGAGAACCTGACGGTGTTCCTGCGCAAGCTCACGAGCGACGGCAACCCGGGCAATCCCCCCGAGCTTCCTCCTGCCGCCATCACCGGCCGGGTGCGAGGCTTCAAGCCACCGAGGCCCCTCGGTCCGAATGAGGTGTTGGAGGCCCGCATCTTCGTCGCGCAGCCGAGCCCCACCTCCGGCCCGCCCTTCGCGGGGCCGGGAGACCGGCGCGCGGACACCTGGCGCGTGCGAGAGGACGGAGGCGCATTCCAGGTCCACAGCCAGCCCGGCCTGCGCGCGGTGTACGCGGTGCTGGGCGTGCTGAAGGACGAGGTGGACTTCGAGCCCTACCTGCTCGGAGTGCGGCGCGGCATCGCGGCCTCCTCCACGCGAGTCGCGCAAGGGCAGGACGTGGTGCTCGACATGCACCTGGACGTCACCGCGTCGCTCACGGTGGACGGCCCCATCAGCGTGTCGGGGCAGCCCGCGCTGCACCAGGTGTACGTCTGGCTGGACCTGGGCGCGGAGGGACTGGTGCCGCACCCGCACAACTGGGGCACGGGGACACGCTTCTTCTCCATCATCGAAGGCCCGGGGCCTCGGCTCACGTTCCCCGGCCTGCCACGGCTGGACGGAGCGAGCCTCCTGTTCCTCGACCTGCTGCGAGGCACCACCACGTATCCGCAGAGCCTGCTCTACCACCGCCAGCCGGGAGACCCCGCGCAGGGCATGACGCTCGGGCCCCTGCTACCGCTACCGACCTTCGCCGCTCCCCCGTCGGGCCAGTGCTTCACCGGCGAGGTGGCGTGGAGCTCGGCGCCGTCGTCCACGGAGCCAGACCTGCAGCGGCTCACCCTCACCGCGCTGGGCGAGGGAAGCGGCATCCGCTGGACGGCCATCCTCCCGGCGGGAGAGACCCACGTGACGCTGCCAGCCCCCGCGCTGGAGTTGCTCCGCGCGGGACTGTCCGAGGGCACGCGTCTGCGCGCGGACCTGTCCATGGCGCGAGTGCCGCGCTTCGAGTACGCGCAGTGGACGTACGACACCCTCTCGCCCGCGACGTGGACCGCCTACGTGCTGAGCCGCTCGGAGGTCTTCGACCCGTGAACAACCGTCGCCGTTCATGGCCCGCCGCGCTGCTGCTGCTCGTGCTCGCCGCCTGTCACGAGGATGCGCTGGAACCCGGCACGACCTGCCGCGCGGACGCTGACTGTGGCACGCCCACGGAAGCGTACCGCTGCGACACGCAGGCCCACGTCTGTCGCTGCCGCACGGACACGGCCTGCGGCCCGAGCGAGACCTGCAACGCGGCGGGCTTCTGCCAGGACCGCGCGGGCTGCGAGTCGAACGCGGACTGCGGTGATGCCTCGCTCTTCTGCGACACGGGCACCGGGACCTGCCTCACCCGAGGCCGCTGCACCTCGGACCTGCACTGCCCGCTGGGCGAGGTCTGCGACGTCTCGCGCACCACCTGCGTGTCCGGCTGCCGGAGCGAAGGCGACTGTCCGGGCACGGCCTGCCGCTGCGGCGACGCCCCCTGTACCTGCGACGCCACCACGCCCGAGGGCCGCGCCGCCTGCGCGCTGGGCGTCTGCGACGCGACCTTCTGCGCGGAAGCCACGGACTGTGCCTTCGGCGAGCGCTGCGGCACCACCACCCACAGCTGCGACAGCGACTTCGACCCGACGCGCCGCCCCTACTGCGCGAGCTGCACCTACGGAGGCGGCCTCCAGGTCTGCGGTCGCGGCGCGAACTTCTGCCTGCGCGAGGCCTCGAGTCCGGGCACCGCCTTCTGCGGCGTGGACTGCTCGCAGGGGCAGGGCTGTCCCCACGGCTACCAGTGCGCGGACGTGGTGGTGGCCGCGAGCCGTGCGCGCTGCCGCTCGGATGCGGAGTGCGCGCCGTCGCCTTCGCTCCCGTGTCGCGAGGACCCGGACTGCGGACACGGCGGTCGCTGCGTGAAGGCCCCGGGCCAGGACACGGGCGCATGCGCGGGCCGCTGTGCCATCGACGAGGGCGACGTGGAGGGCTTCTGCACCTGTCAGCAGGACGCGGACTGCGTGCAGGACGCATGCAGCCAGGGCGCGTGCACGGTGAGCCGCCGCTCCTGCACGGGGGATGCGGACTGCCGCCCCATCCGCTGCGTGGACCCTGGAGGCGTGGGTGGCTGCCTCGTGGGACAGAACTGCGCGCCCGAAGAGGGGCTGACCTGCGCGGAGGTCGCACCCCGCTAACCCCGCGTGCTCCCGGGCATTTTCGATGTAGGTCCAGGTGGCGCCCGCCCGGGGAAATGGCGGGGCCATGGGCATTGAATGAACCGCGGGGACCCCCGTCAGAAGGTGCAAGCAGGACGACGGAGGTTGAACGACATGGCTCTCAAGACTGGTATCGCGTCCCTGGTTCTCGGCACCCTTCTCTTCGGCTCCACGGCGGCTCTGGCGGAAGACGGCAACGTGCGTGACTGGGCCAACCAGGAGGCCTCGCGGCGGACGAACGGCGGCGACAACAACTACCGCGATGACCGTCGCAACGACCGCAACGACGACCGCCGCAATGACCGCTACGACGACCGCAACCATGGTGGCGGCAACGGCTACGTCGAGGTCCACGTCCACGGCAGCGCATGCAACCACGGCCCGGCGCCGCTGCCCCCTCCGCGGGCCCGCGGCCGCTACGAGCTGCAGACGGTGAACCGCTACGTCGACGGCCGCAACGACCGCGTGTGGGTCCCCGAGGTCTGCAAGGAGCGCTACACCCGGCGCGGGCACGTCACCAAGTGCACGGGCGGCTTCTACGAGAACCGCTGGGTCCCCGGCCACTACGAGGCCGTGCAGGAGTGGGTCTGGGTGTCCTACGGAAATGACGGCGGCTGGCGCAACAACCGCGCCCACGCGGCCAGCTACTACCCGTAGCGAAGACGGTTTCAAGCTTCAGGGGGAAGTACCGCAGTAGGGGAGAGCACTCAGTACGGAGTACCGCGGGGCGCGTCGGACTACGGGGGTAGTCCGGTGCGCCCCGCGCCTTTTCAGGCGCATGGTGCCTTTCCGCGAGCGGCCTGTTACTGAATGCGGCCCATGGGTACCGCATTCGTCACGGGAGCCGGCATCCGCATTGGCAGCGCGGTGGCCCGCGCCCTCGGTCGCGCCGGCTATGACCTGGCGCTCCACGCGAACCGCTCGCTCGACTCGCTGGAGTCGCTGGCGGAAGAGCTCCGGGCGCTCGGCCGCCGCGTCACCCTCCACGTGGGGGACTTGAGCGACCCCGACGCGGTGGATGCGCTCGGCGCCAGCGTGCGCGAGGCGTGCCCCGCGCTGGACGTGGTGGTCCACAACGCGGGCCTCTTCGAGCGGGTGGACTTCGCCGCCGTCTCCCGCGCGCAGTACCGCACGATGCTGGCGGTGAACCTGGACGCGCCCTTCTTCCTCACGCAGGCGCTGCTGCCGAGCCTGCGCGCCGGGAAGGATCCGCTGGTGGTTCACCTCACCGACGTCGGCGGCGAGCGGCCGGTGAGCCACTACTCGCACTACTCGGTGAGCAAGGCGGGCCTCATCATGCTCACCCGTGCGCTGGCGGTGGAGCTGGCCCCGCACGTGCGGGTCAACGCCGTGTCCCCGGGCACGGTGGCCTTCCCCGAGGACTTCGACGCGGCGGCGCGCGAGGCGGTGCTGAAGCGGATTCCCCTGGGACGCGAGGGCAGTGTCGAAGACATCGCCCGCGTCGTCGTCTTCCTCGCCCGCGAGGCGCCGTACATCACCGGGCAGGTCATCGCCGTGGATGGCGGCAGGAGCGCACAGCTATGACTGGAGAGCCCCCCTTCCATCCCCCGGTGGTGACGTCCCCGCAGGGCCGGCCGCTGGACGTCATCGAGCTGCGGGGCCTCACGGTGGACTGCATCGTGGGTGTCTTCAACCGCGAGCGCTTCGCGGCCCAGCCGCTGCGGCTGGACGTGGCCCTCTTCCTGGACACGCGCAGCGCGGCGACGGGCGGGAGGCTGGCGAACACCGTGAACTACGGCCGGCTGACGGGAGAGCTCCGCTTCCTCCTGGAGGCGTGCCGCTTCGAGTTGCTGGAGTCCGCCGCCGAGGCCGTGTGCCGCTACGTGCTCGCGCCGCCCACGGGCGACGTGCCCCGCGCGCAGGTGTACGCGGCCACGGTGCGCGTCACCAAGCCGCAGGCGTTGGGTGGCATGGCGGTGCCTTCGCTCCAGATTCACCGCACCTCCGAGGAGATGGAGTACGCGCGCGAGGACAAACCCTTCGGCCGCGTGGACATCATCCACGAGGGCGCGGGCTACGGCGTCTACCGTCTGCGCGTGAGGCCGGGCGGCACCATCCCCACGCATGTGCACCAGCAGATGGAGGAGAGTGAATTGGTGCTCGGCCCGGGCTTGCTGCTGCAAGGCAAGCCGGTGGAGCGGGGCATGGCCTTCCACTGGCCGCGAGGCTTCCCGCACCGGTACGACAACCCGACGGCCACGGAGCAGACGGTGCTGTGTGTGGACCGGCCGCGCTTCATCCCCACGGACGAGGTGGAGACGGAGCCACCCGCCGAGGGACTGGCTCCCGCAACGGGCTTCTCCTACTACCCGCTCGAGGCACCCGTGGCCCCGGGCTCGCCGGCGGAGCGCAGCCCGTGAGCGCGACGGGCACCCATGACTCCGGACCCGCCACGGGAGCGCGACAGTGAGCGCGACGGGCACCCGGAAGGTGCTGGTCACCGGCGGCGGCACTGGCATCGGCCGCGCGGTGGCGGAGACGCTGCTGCGCGCGGGCGGCCAGGTGGTGGTGACAGGCCGGCGCGCGGAGGTGCTGGAGTCGCTCGTGCGCGAGTGGCCGGGCAAGGCCTTCGCCCTGCCGTGTGACCTGGCCTCTCCAGAGGCGCGCGAAGGGTTGCTGCGCCGAGCATCCTCGCTGCTGGGCGGACTGGACGGCTTCGTCCACAGCGCGGGACAGGTGGTGCACCAGCCGCCGGGCCACATCGGCGAGGACGCCCTGCGCGCACAACTCGAGGTCAACCTGGTGGCGCCGCTGCGGCTGGGAGAGCAGGCGCTGGAGGTGCTGGAGCCGGGTGGGGCGCAGGTCTTCGTGGCGTCCACGCTGGCCACGCGGCCCGTCCTCACCAGCGCCGTGTACAGCGCTGCGAAGGCGGGGCTGCTCCAGGTGATGAAGGTGCTGGCACTGGCCGGCGCCGCACGGGGCGTACGAGCCAGCGCGGTGCTTCCGGGCGTGGTCGAGACGGACATGACCCGCGAGGTGCGGCTCGCACCCGGAGAAGGCCCGTTGTCACCCGCGGAGTACGCGCGCAGGCAGGAGGTCCAGCTTGCGGGCCTGCGGGCGCTGCACCCGCTCGGCCGCCTCGGAAAACCGGAAGAAGTGGGGGAAGCGGTGCGCTATCTCCTGGGTGCTTCCTGGCTCACCGGGTCGGAACTGGTGCTGGATGGGGGACTACTGCTGCGGGAGTGAGGCGCGGTATAGACGCGGGGCGATGGTACTCGACAGGCGGATTCAGCTCTTCGTGGTGCTGGCGGCGGTGTTCGTCATCTCGCTGGTGGTGGGCGACATCATCTCGGTGAAGCTGTTCGAGGTGAACCTGGGGCCCATCGTCGCGGTGATGTCCATCGGCATGCTGCCGTTCCCGGTGACCTTCCTCCTCACGGACATCCTCAACGAGTTCTACGGGAAGAAGTCCGCCCGCTTCATCACCTGGGTGGGCTTCTTCATGGCCATCTTCGCCTTCGTGGTGATTGCCATCGCGGTGCGGGTGCCCTGGGCCCCGCTCACGCGCGCGCCGGACTGGCAGGGCGCGGTG contains these protein-coding regions:
- a CDS encoding choice-of-anchor D domain-containing protein, with amino-acid sequence MLPRWVAPEPTLDFGPVPALNERTVTLPLVNAGRASLRILGVTVREAEAPFRVVSAPQEVAAQSEAPVTLAFVPLREAAYTATLELRTDDPEQGTVEVSLRGEGRTAAVIELDPPRLDFGRVAEGSAAVRSFTVRSRGSAPLVLEEVGLTSDTPSTFELVGSTRTPAMLDTGTEAPITVRYTAPVGPMSEPASGTLRLHTTDPDHREAMVSLRGGVNRAPVPVMAPLEASAPGQEVTLDATSSQDPDGDTPLTYQWALRQRPVGAQAAIAQAGAASTVLRLDPVIPGEYEVELHVTDAAGARSLRPATTRVVAVPAQRLLVEVSWNNALTDLDLHVLRGTEAEPGSAPDDCHYANPRPDWGTPGPLDDPELLRDRLTGYGPEVFGYESPVSGTYRVAVVLARENGAVDPRSEATVRVYDRGVLKGEFRRTLAKQGDVWTVADVQWPAGLVTEVP
- a CDS encoding IPT/TIG domain-containing protein — protein: MSRGHRIRCHVTTRVGHLRLAVLCLLLAACGDSSHPPGVTPDAGLIDAGAGAEDAGPDAGSQSDAGPAPTLLSLLPVRGESGGGAWVRLTGSGFVQGVAATPTEAARRTMLKLGEREVRDFQLIDDTSLDLRTPPGAPGPASLTLENPRGTARCEACFTYFESFDLRDLSPAEGALSGGNTVTLVGTGFPTELQVLFGGTASPAVTRVSSTELRVVVPRALSEGPVDVRVHGQGSGGVLRRAYRYIHDPRITDLAPLTGPRSGGTRVVLTGKGFEGTTSVLFGSTPAPLFQVDSPSQLTATTPPGPSAGALDVTVLTPRGTWKVRNGFTYEEATAGTLTLRGVFPHVGTRADGTVTLTGSGLDTPGLAVSFGGQSVPLVTATSTTATVTVPAQSSLPRSVTVSAMSGTESASLSNGYTFRLSLSQVTPDTGPTAGGTQVTVEGTFIPPDAVARVGTLEATAASTPTQEQLRFTTPPGGAGAQSLHVFSASDPENEVLLPATFIYEAPLLLAQVEPSRGAIAGGTRVTVRGAGLGEGTTVTFGGEPATDVQVVDGHTLTCRTPSSRVQAPVEVSITRGTTRAALSEVFTYFDPRGPGGLSGGPLTGTLNVTVLDTSSGAYGQPVAGARVMLGTDAATPLQGVTDARGQLTLSDTRMVGVQVATVFKEGYDAVTVAGIRAENLTVFLRKLTSDGNPGNPPELPPAAITGRVRGFKPPRPLGPNEVLEARIFVAQPSPTSGPPFAGPGDRRADTWRVREDGGAFQVHSQPGLRAVYAVLGVLKDEVDFEPYLLGVRRGIAASSTRVAQGQDVVLDMHLDVTASLTVDGPISVSGQPALHQVYVWLDLGAEGLVPHPHNWGTGTRFFSIIEGPGPRLTFPGLPRLDGASLLFLDLLRGTTTYPQSLLYHRQPGDPAQGMTLGPLLPLPTFAAPPSGQCFTGEVAWSSAPSSTEPDLQRLTLTALGEGSGIRWTAILPAGETHVTLPAPALELLRAGLSEGTRLRADLSMARVPRFEYAQWTYDTLSPATWTAYVLSRSEVFDP
- a CDS encoding SDR family oxidoreductase, producing the protein MGTAFVTGAGIRIGSAVARALGRAGYDLALHANRSLDSLESLAEELRALGRRVTLHVGDLSDPDAVDALGASVREACPALDVVVHNAGLFERVDFAAVSRAQYRTMLAVNLDAPFFLTQALLPSLRAGKDPLVVHLTDVGGERPVSHYSHYSVSKAGLIMLTRALAVELAPHVRVNAVSPGTVAFPEDFDAAAREAVLKRIPLGREGSVEDIARVVVFLAREAPYITGQVIAVDGGRSAQL
- a CDS encoding dihydroneopterin aldolase, with amino-acid sequence MTGEPPFHPPVVTSPQGRPLDVIELRGLTVDCIVGVFNRERFAAQPLRLDVALFLDTRSAATGGRLANTVNYGRLTGELRFLLEACRFELLESAAEAVCRYVLAPPTGDVPRAQVYAATVRVTKPQALGGMAVPSLQIHRTSEEMEYAREDKPFGRVDIIHEGAGYGVYRLRVRPGGTIPTHVHQQMEESELVLGPGLLLQGKPVERGMAFHWPRGFPHRYDNPTATEQTVLCVDRPRFIPTDEVETEPPAEGLAPATGFSYYPLEAPVAPGSPAERSP
- a CDS encoding SDR family NAD(P)-dependent oxidoreductase — its product is MSATGTRKVLVTGGGTGIGRAVAETLLRAGGQVVVTGRRAEVLESLVREWPGKAFALPCDLASPEAREGLLRRASSLLGGLDGFVHSAGQVVHQPPGHIGEDALRAQLEVNLVAPLRLGEQALEVLEPGGAQVFVASTLATRPVLTSAVYSAAKAGLLQVMKVLALAGAARGVRASAVLPGVVETDMTREVRLAPGEGPLSPAEYARRQEVQLAGLRALHPLGRLGKPEEVGEAVRYLLGASWLTGSELVLDGGLLLRE